In the genome of Nitrospirota bacterium, the window ATCTGCGGTCGAAATCACAGGGAAGGGCTACGTATACAATGCAGTTTTCACATTATGATGAGGTTCCCAAGGGAGTCTCTGAGGGAATCATAGCAGTGGTGAGGGGCGAATAATGCCTTTGAAGAGGAGGAGGAAAAATGGCAAAGGCTAAGTTTGAGAGGGTAAAGCCTCATGCGAACATAGGGACGATAGGGCACGTAGACCACGGGAAGACGACATTGACATCGGCGATCACGAAGGTACTGGCGATGAA includes:
- a CDS encoding GTP-binding protein — its product is MAKAKFERVKPHANIGTIGHVDHGKTTLTSAITKVLAM